The genomic interval CAAAACCTCCCCACCGAGCCGCTCCGGTCCGCACCCGCAGGACAAACCTTCACCCCGACGTACCGCCACCTCAACGCTTTCGTCCGGCCGGGGAACCGGACATCTCGCGCGCGGCTTCCCGGACCAAGTGGACGAAAAATTTCCGCATCGTCGTATCGCCCGCCGCAGTATGAGCCTCGGGATGAAACTGTACGCCGAGCACGCGAATCCGCGGATCGAGCGGCTCGATCGCCTCGACGACTCCGTCGCGCGTGCAGGCCGTCGCACGGAATCCGGGCGCCACATCGCGCACGGCCTGATGATGGAAAGAGTTCGTCCACAACGTATCCGACCCGGTAATCCGTCGCACGAGCGACTCTTCGGCTACGGCTACCGCATGCGTCGCCTTGCTCGAGGGCAGGGACTGGCTGTGGCTGACCGAACGGTCGGCATACTCGCTGGGCAGGTCCTGGTACAGCGTTCCGCCGAAAGCCACATTGATCAGCTGCTCGCCGCGGCAAATGCCCAGCACGGGAATATCCCGACGCAGAGCAAGGTCAAGCAACGCGAAATCGTATGCGTCGCGAACCGTGTCGACATGCCCCAGCGCAGCGGAGGGCTCCGCATCGAAACGGGCCGGATCGACGTCGCCTCCTCCGATCAGCACCAAACCGTCGAGCCGTTCAAACAAACGGCTCAGGCAGGCCGTATCCCTCATCAGCGGAATGACGACGGGGATTCCTCCGGCCGCCTGCACGGCATCGACGTAAGTCCTCGTAACGCGAACCCGGCCTTCGTCGCAAGACTCCGACACGCCGATCAACGGCGGGCGAGCCCCCGAAAGGCTCCACGAACAGCAAGCGACAGACAAGCAAAACAATAAGACTATCTTTTTCATAAGCGCACTCAAAATAACCGGCAGGCAAACCGGCCTCCTTTCCGTCGTGCCCGAGCAAAACCGCAGCGGAACCGCCGTAATCCGCCCATACGACCGATACGGGAAAAAGCAGAGAACACCGGCCGGCCGTTCCTTCCCCTTAAAATATCCCGAAGAGCCGGACGGCGGAGCCGTACCCTGCCCCGCCGTCCGGCTTTTCTGCAAATACGATACGAATCGGCCCTTATGCACCGAAATTGTCGTAC from Alistipes ihumii AP11 carries:
- a CDS encoding gamma-glutamyl-gamma-aminobutyrate hydrolase family protein; the encoded protein is MKKIVLLFCLSVACCSWSLSGARPPLIGVSESCDEGRVRVTRTYVDAVQAAGGIPVVIPLMRDTACLSRLFERLDGLVLIGGGDVDPARFDAEPSAALGHVDTVRDAYDFALLDLALRRDIPVLGICRGEQLINVAFGGTLYQDLPSEYADRSVSHSQSLPSSKATHAVAVAEESLVRRITGSDTLWTNSFHHQAVRDVAPGFRATACTRDGVVEAIEPLDPRIRVLGVQFHPEAHTAAGDTTMRKFFVHLVREAAREMSGSPAGRKR